In the Paramisgurnus dabryanus chromosome 18, PD_genome_1.1, whole genome shotgun sequence genome, TGTGGTTTTTCAGAATTTATTCTAAAGAGATTTTACATTCTCATAATTCTTATCTAATGCAGCTATGCTATAGCAGACAAATATAGCTGTATTCACATGTAAGCTTTTAAAATGCTATTTTTTCCTAGGGTGCCAATGTAGAACTGGCAAATAGAAATACAGATGAAAATTAGCCATTGACTAACTCTGGCATGTTACAAGAGTGTACTGTTGTTAATATACTGGTAGATCAATAAACAATGTCTctaatttatttctttatttaattcTTAAGGCCTATTTTTTGTACTAATATTTGACAAAACAGGGTGACCAGAACAGTTATCAAATGGCAAATCATTCAGCATAGGCAGGTTATTGCTGACATAATACTACATTCAGTAAGACACACACAGTAATCATGGTTATGTATGTAAGGAACACTTTCAACACCAAAAGTTCTTGTTTATATAGCACAATATTGCtaattaaaattataaatataattctATAATGCAGTAttgcatgaaaataaataaataaatgatccaccctaataaacagtaaattGTTAACAGATTGTTATTTTATCCCATATTTATTAGATAAAAATGTCCACCCCCAAAAACATATAGACAGTGTGTTTATCTAAAGTGTAAAATGGCAAAAAGGTTGAAACAAAATACATAACatcccaggtaaaaataaagtatactTGAATGTACTAAAACTACAGTTAAATAAGTATGTTGTGAAAGGTATGCACTAAATATACTAATGAAAAGTATAGTGCTACTTAAGTAGTACTTCAATGCTCCTGAAAAAGTATACAATACAAGTAATACTTAATGGTGtcttaaaattatgtttttatgttCATCTTAAAAAGTACTAAAGACCTATTTTTGGCATATTGCCTACAACATTAGTGCacaaaatagtacatttactaagttgataaattatggtaagcGCACAGCTGCCATAACCAATGACCtccaaaacaaatattatggaagtattgtgataaatgatggaaagcacacagttgaATTCCAttctatttgtttttcctactatggaggtCAATGGTTACGatcagctgtgtgtttaccataatttatcaaaacatcttcttttgtgttcatcagaaaaaagaaattcatacaggttcagaataacatgagggtgataaaatgatgacaaaattttcattcttgggtgaactatccttttttCCCATCCTGATGTTGTTTTGAACACATATGACTTTTTTCTATGCACCGACAAAATAAGTTGTTGATAAGTTGTTTTTGTGATAGACAGGTGGAGTCaccattcattttaaaatgtaaatgtggtACATGCAAGTGCTGACTGGCGCTGTCAATCTATAACATTCAGCATAGTATCTATTGTGGGTCTGGAAAGTCATACGGTTTGACTGCATTAATGTAAGGCAATGATTTTTGGTTAATTtttcctttttgggtgaactatccctttaaggagaaaaaaacGTTACCGTGCAGGAGTCATATACATACCTGAATTTACACAAACCAGTAGATCCACTTGATTTCCCAATTTATAGACACTTAACACTCCTACCCATAAACGgggataaaaaaaaatcattttcaaatATGGTGTTGACTGAAgacatttttaatgtatttagtaAATTCCACTTCCCAGTTGCTGCTTGTCAGTTAGCAGTGAGTGTTTGTTTTGGCATCCACGTACATGACGCACTTTATAAATCATTAGATTTGACTAAATTTAGAGAAAGGAACTGatactatgtttttaattggTAAGATACAATACTTTGTGTTAAACACTAGATGGCAGTATTGTATTGATTGTTTTTACAGCACCATTGCTTCAAATTACTAGTTCACAATGTAGTTACTATAATTTGCCCTTTTAAAGTTTTATAGCTCACAGCATGATGGTCTATAATGATCAATAACCTGCTGAAATCTTAAAATAACTAAATAATTGCAATGGTTTTTGTGCAGTTTTTAATTATAGGTAAAGTTTATTTTAGCTATATAGATGCTTAGTATATATTACACCATGCTGTATGCTAAGCCTGGGATGTACAGGCTAATATTAGCCTTGCAGCATAATAAATAAGACCCTGAACAATTTTAGGGTTCTCGTGACTGTCTGGTTCCTACTTTGTCCTTCCCCAAACATCGCTCATGCACATACGGTCGTCCTTTTGTCACCAGAAAACTTGAGCTGCTGCTAATTGTGGTGCTGGCAGTTTGCCATAGCTGTAATGGGCTGTCTGTGAGCAAGCTTTTATTGAGAACTACGGCTAGATGAGATTCCACTGCACCACAGTGCGGGCCGGCTGCCAAACCGAAATCAGCAACCTCTTTGGTGTGCCCTTTGGGTCAGCTTACACAGCAGCGCACAGTTCTGCTGAAATCCGTGAATTAATGCAGAGAGGATGGGGAGGGGGTGGAGAGGATGAGGGGTGGAATAACTCAAGCAAAAATGGAGGTACACAAAATGGTGGTCACTTTTATTTGCTGTATCAGAGTGGGGCAGTCCAACACAAGGTTTACAAATCAAGAGCGGGCTGTGCTTCGTGGCGTTATGTGAGAATGTTTACGGATGGTGGGCAGTGATATCCATGTCATGTGATAACTCTTATTTCTTTTTATATGAGATGTGGGGGCTTACATCTATAGATGCACTGTTCCGCCATGCTTAGGGTGTGGGATGAtattaaaggtgaagtgtgtaattttttgatCATAAAACATCCCATCTTAATACAAGTAAAACACTAATAGGTTGAATTCTGTTTGTCTGACCAATGGCACAATGGTTTTGTTTAAAATCTGTTTGCAACTTCATTTGGTGACAACAGTGACACTGAGATTACACACTTCATCTTTAAGGAAAGAGGTAAAGATAAGCAGTTTGCGTGTGTTTCAGTCTCTGGGTCTTTGTAGGCTTTTCATTTTTTGACTTTGCCCTGGGCGGCCACAGCCTCCATGGCTTTGCGCACTGTTTCTTCATCTCCCAGGAACTGCATAGGTTTTGTGGGCTTCAGGTCCTTGTCCAGCTCGTAAACAATAGGAATGCCGGTGGGAAGGTTCAACTCCATGATGGCTGCATCTGTCAGGCCTGTGAAAGAGGGTAACAGTGTATCACATTAATATTCACATTAATCAAATTAATATTCACATTAATCAAATTAATATTCAAATTTttcagctctcctagagttaacggtttgatttttactgttttgtaatccattcagctgatctccgggtctggcagtaccacttttagcatagcttagcacaatccattgaatctgattagaccatttagcatcgcactcaaaaataaccaaagagtttagatatttttcctatttaaaacttgactcttctgtagaaaattaaaagttgcgattttctaggcagatatagagacagagcgcagttatgcaaatttgaaaaccacgccccccggggggaaaacaatccaaccgtctccattgactttgtattgcgagaggccgcctccttgtcatttctggcttataacaaaaaacagaataatgcctaaaagctgctgtgtgacaatatgtacagttaacaagccaaagaacccagaaatacgtttttataagctgtcgagccataaaacccagcctttaaggagaaaaaagtggatcgccgactacgtttcccctataggggacgcagttctactaatattagtactatgaaaagttgccggttttcacttttgtgtctttaaagtttaaacgctcgttttttggggtcgacagcttataaaaacttatttacagattaaacttaaaaacagaataatacctaaaagctgctgtgtgacaaggtgtacagctaacaagccaaaaaaccaataaatacgtttttataagctgtcgacctcaaaaaacgagcgtttaaagacgcAAAacaagtggaaacaggcaattTTCATAGTGCTCTTATTAGTaaaactgcgtccactagggggaaacgtagtcggcgatccactttattctccttaaaggctgggttttacggctcgagagcttataaaaacttatttctgggttctttggcttgttagctgtacatattgtcacactgCAGCTTTTAGCCaaagagttcggtcagagttgtgcaaatcactccgcccaagtagcagtgcttcaccttctgagaatatagttcccagtatgtatactgttaaaagatggctgtgtttCATATGAcgttgttatttgtacacggtgtgactatacaaatcacaacatatataaataggaaaatgtttgcgttattttgtcacttattgggagcagtatactagatggagccattcacttccagtctctgtgctaagctaagctagggggggctgcgtcagacagagttacagcacgcacagagataAGAAaggtatggacttatctaactttGGGGGATACGGCGAAAAAgcaaaattcccaaaatgtggacGTATGTTCCTTTTAAATAGGAacaatattgaaactctttggttatttttgagcgcgatactaatggtctaatcagattcaatggtttGTGCTaatctatgctaaaagtggtagtgccagacttcgagatcggctgaatgaatCGGGGAGCTGCAAAattagtatattttcaaaaaaagtgaattGTCCCTTTAATATGCACTAGCTTATCCTGAATTTACACCTGCTTATAAAGGATCACTGTATCACATTTTAGATTAATGTAATGATACTACAGTTGTGTTTTTACTACCTTGGAGTACCATGTATATGATGTGttactgtagctcaattggtagagcaaaattataccttgaatgcactaCTGTAAGTTGCATTGGATGACAGCATTTTCCAAATGCATTAACCATACATAAATGTCAGTACTCTGGTATATATCAGTTACTGTAACATTGTACTACAGTACATTTACATAAGAGAGGAAAGGCTAAAGTAGCTTTGACCTTTCCTTGAACCCTGTGACCTTTACTTCTTACAGTTCACCTCTCTCCAGTTAGAATGCAGGACCTTTCTGCTAAAAGGTTGGGCCTGTAACAGGAACCTAACCCATGCCTATGTATGAATGAGGGCTATATATAGGCTCTGTTTCATCTGGGACCATTGAAGCCTGGTGGTCAGACACGTCCAGTGTGTCTGAATGTTGCATGTCCTTTAAAATAACATCTAAATTCTAAAAACATTTTATCCTTATATTTTATTGAATTAGTGAGTAATTACTTTATAACATATTGAAAAAAGTCACAATacatagttaaaaaaaattttaagtatttttttttacataaggGGTCCGGTTTTGTGAAGAGGGGATACTCACCCTCTAAGTGCTTGACAATGCCACGCAGACTGTTGCCATGGGCGGCAATGATGACATTTTTGCCGGCCTTGATCTCAGGTGCAATGACATCATTCCAGAAAGGCAGAGCACGAGCGATGGTGTCCTTCAAACTCTCACAAGTGGGAAGTTCACCCTCTTTTAAACCCCTGTAACGTCTTGACTGGtataaagagagaaagagaagacCATTGCAAACTACCATAGGTCATAAGTAGCGTGAATTATCTTAGTGACATTTATTATAAATCATGTCAGAAttgttttaatgttaaaatattgtCTTTATTTCAGCTTCATGTGCATGTATAGTTTGTTTAAAGCCATGGCAAGCCATTGTGATGCTCCAATGGGAATCCTATTGGAAACTTTTAGGTTAAAAGTATTACCTAAACATATCAAGTTGACAAACAACAGATGAAACCTAGTCCCTCTTACCTCACTGATAATCTTGTGGTAAGCATGATCTTTATCCATAGGAGGAGGAGGAATATCAAAAGACCTGCGCCAGATCTTCACTTGCTCCTCTCCGTGCTTGGCTGCTGTCTCTGCCTTATTCAGACCAGTCAGACCCCCATAATGACGTTCATTCAGACGCCAAGAACGCACTACGGGCAACCACATCTGGTCTGTGCCCTCCATGATGAGCCACAGTGTCTTGATAGCACGCTTCAAGACGGAGGTGTAGCACACATCAAACTTCATTCCGGCATCTTTAATGGCCTGTGCGCCGCGCTTTGCTTCCTCCAATCCCTTCTCGCTGAGGTCGGCATCGAACCAGCCACAGAAACGGTTCTCCTGGTTCCACGAGCTCTCACCATGGCGTACAATAACTAGACGATGAACGGCAGTCATGATGAGATCGGGCTTTACTACAATATATCCAAACTAAACCCACAAAACACAGCCCACCTTGATATTGTGCACACACTCTGTGACAGACAGTGAGCCCTGCTTGCCAAAGCTATGCCCTTTTTATAGCATTCTGGAATGTGGCCCGTCATGAATGTCATATCTCTCATGCTTTGGACCAATCATGACGTTTCAACATTAGATTGACACATGAGTTTACCTATGAACTCTTAGGTGTTAAGGGGCAGAGCGCTGTTGGAAGGGCAGAGGTCATGAGCAAATtcaaaatagcaacatgacTTTTAAACTGAGAGGTGTGGAATAAAAGTGCAAAGATCAATGTTAGCCTATGAGAAGCTTAGAGAAGAAACCATCAAGCTGTAGCTCATACAGACGCTTAATAATGCAGAAAATATGAGTTACATAAAATTAGGCCCCAGCAATCGATATTTCCTGATCGCAAAAGTGACGAAAGATAATATAGTCTTGTTTTGCATactttattcataaaaaatggcATTGCATCCAATGTACTCTGTGTTTGCATGTATAGCATTGTTCCTCTGTGTATTGTGTATCTGTagccagaggcgtcatgcccattcaaactgagggggcacctgcccccttggtttttttgagccaatggattttgcatccaacctcaaaatcaaataagcgtccattaatctgttatttgacttttaatctgtttaatatgcacaatattatacattctgtgctgcatccttgtcacttttcggagattttcgccgttttgatagtgttctgatcatgttacattacttttattctggcggcagctggcgctgcagtcatagcgcagtcgcagacgtcatcagcgtctggccgcgctcacgagctctctgctgttgctggcttgctgctgcatttggctatctgaggaattaaaacgtgttagaaacgctcacaacatttccaaaccccagtacggtaatgtgcagttaaccttcttTGTGTAGAACATgtctggttttaaatgtgaccgtctcaacgttatattagtagagattcatcttcttggcacaatgCCAAAGTTCACCAGagttcacgcgggcgcggaatctcacatgcttacatgaggtaaaatttaatgcaaaaatttaatccgttcctctaataattttatctaaacatataatttaaaatcattattgaacattaaactcaatcacgtggctatagcttatgtcattttcgttgtttatatactttatggatttaaaattacattaattttatatgataatgtagttgttgtgcaaaatgcattaatgacacaattatacaagccattaagacttaaataaataaaacatgccgtttcagatgtaaatatgatgcaaatgtgtcattattccgattgaatatttgatattaaagttagtcatcaatcttattttggaggtttttacATGAAAGCgggggttttcagattgttagaaatgtaagtgccatggaaaagactgaaagctctataatatttcgtttgatgtctgtgtatgcacaaatttctgtgagctgttgacactgtgcccccttaaaaaaaattggtgcatgacgcccctgtcTGTAGCTTAGAGCATTGCAGTAAGagtgcaaaaggttgtgggttcggaTTTCCAGGGAACGCACAAACTGATACATCATGTAAACCTTAAATGCAAGTCactctgaaaaaaattataatctgagaaatgcatacatttaaatgtttagtgGTGGCTTTGTTGTCTACTTAGTCCAGCTATTGTTGTACTGCACTGTGGCATTATAGTTGAAATTTTAAATGGAGATCAAttcaataatttttatttttatattatattttatgcatttttactGTGGAAGAGTGGACTCTCTGTATTGAGGTCTATGGGTGTACTACCCCTTTTAACCAGTAGAGGcagtgttgtgtttttttctgcAGGTAAAACACTGAAAATAGAGTTATAACATTTCTCCTTTATTTTGCACCACACTCCCCCCATTTCACTCTCCCACACCCTCTGCTTACCATGCACCAGCTCTTACTTCTGTATCTGCATTGGCAAGCACATGTGGTATTTATACACTTGTAATCTCTGAAGAATGTTTATCTATTAGTACAACAAATGTTACATTATGTGATGTTCTGTAGCCAATGATTCCTTTTCTTCATCCATTTCATCCCACTTTTTATGTAAAGAATGACCTTGACAGCAAATGCAGTACTTTAAAACATGATATATAGTAGTGTaagcattttataatatagtattTTTAGAGGAAAAGTGTCATTTATTGCATCATTACATATACTTTTTTGCACATAGctccctctccctctctctcgctctctctccctccctctgcTTCTAATACTGCATTGTCAGAGTTTAGAAAATCACCTGCGTCAGAGCTTCTTTCTGGCTATAAAAGCTGAAGCGATTGCAGCAGAAGCACCAGATCAGTGCTTAGGAGGCTGATCAAGCTGACCACGGTACAGCTTGTACTTGGAGCCATGAGCGCTGTCGGGTTTGACCCCTACTTCTCCTCCTCTTACAAACGATGGTATGTGGAGAGCAGCCCTCGGGTACCCCAGCGTGGTCGATCCCGCACCACGTTCTCTGCCCACACCCCCTCTCTCTCTTCAACCCGACTCCACTATGCCTCACCCGGCCGGACCTCCTATCTGCTGAGCAGCCCCGGACGATCCACGGACCTGGACCTCGGCCATGCTGTTCAGGTAAGCGCAGAATTCCGTGCAGTCCGAACACAGGAAAAGGCCCAGCTGCAGGACCTCAATGACCGCTTCGCTGGTTACATTGAGCGAGTCCATGAACTGGAGCAGCAAAACCGTGCCTTGGAAGCTGAGCTGCTCATGTTGAGGCAGAGACAGCCTTCCCGTTCTAGGGCCCTGTACGATCAGGAAGTCCGAAATCTGAGAGCTGCCGTAGAGGATGCCCGTATGGAAACACAGGCCGCCCTGAGCCAGAGGGAGAGGATGGAAGATGCTCTCCGCAGCCTGCAGGCCGCCTATGAGGAAGAGGTGGAAGCCAGAGAGGACACTGAAAACAAGCTGATGGAAGCCCGGAAGGAGGCGGATGATAGCGCTTTGGCCCAGGTGGAGCTGGAGAAAAAAGTAGACTTGTTGCTCAGTGAGCTGACTTTCATAAAGAAGGTCCATGAGGGGGAGATCTCAGAGCTACAGGCCCAAATTCAGTATGGAGCACAGATTGCGGTTGAAGCTGAAACCATCAAACCCGATCTGTCAAGTGCCCTACGGGACATCAGAGCTCAGTATGAGAAGCTGGCAGCCAAGAACATCCAATCAGCCGAAGAATGGTTCCGGGGAAAGATGGGCCATTTGACAGAGACTGTAGCCCATCGCACCGATGCAATGAGGAACTCAAAGGATGAAGCAGGAGAGTATCGCCGTCAGCTGCAGGCATGTGTCCTTGAGATTGACGCCTGCAAGGGCCTGAATGAGTCTCTTGAAAAGCAACTCAGAGATGTGGAAGACAAGCAGAGCACAGAGATTGCTGCAATGCAGGTAAGTACTAGATTCACAAATGCTgagttttattaaaattatatttggtAATGATTAATTAATTCATATGTGCATTAGATCATCATGTGGGAATAATTAAAaagaatttaatttaaatagaaATCTAACACCTGTCCTTCTTTGCAGAATACCATTGGTGATCTTGAGGATGAACTTAGAGCAACTAAGGGTGAGATGGCAAGATATCTTAAAGAGTACCAGGATCTTCTTAATGTTAAGATGGCCCTTGATATTGAGATAGCTGCTTACAGGtatgtttacacacacacacacacacacacacacacacacacacacacacacacacacacacacacacacacacacacacacacacacacacacacacacacacacacacacacacacacacgtgtatTACTCTCAATGATTCTGATTTGTCCGTTTGAGTCACATTATTTTTACCTGTTGCAGGAAATTACTTGAGGGGGAGGAGTCTCGCTTTAATGTGGGCATGGGAGGTTTGGTTGGCTCATACGCCAGTGGTCCCGTCTACTCCCGGCCCATGCTCTCACTGTCCAGCATGAGCTCTGGTGCCCCCTACCTGCTTGGCTCTCGTCTGGTCAGCATGTCTTTCTCAGCTGATGAGGCCATTACATCCAGTCAAGCAAAACAAGATGAAGCCACCCCAACACAGGAAGAAGAAGAGGAAaaagaggaagaagagaaggAAGAGGAAGAAGtgaaggaagaagaagaagaagagaaagaagaagaggagaaagaggaaaaagaagaggaagaagcTACAAAAGAAGAAGAGGAAGGTGAGGTTCAGGTGTCTCATGACATTATATAGATTAACTTGAATGATTGAATTAAAACTTGTACTTTAAAAGCAATGTACCACACTAAAGTCATGTTTAAACTGCAGGTGGTGAGCAAGAAGAAGAAACTGAAGATGGTGCAGAGCAAGAAGTAAAGGGAGAAGAGGAGGTTGAAGAAAAGGAGGAAGTTAAGGGGGAAGATGAAGTTGAAGAAGTTAAAGGAGAAGATGTGGTTGAAGAAAAGGATGAAAGTAAAGTAGAAGATGAGGTTGAAGAAAAGGAGGAAGTTAAAGGAGAAGATGAGGAGAAAGCCGAAGATAAAAAGGGAGAAGGGAAAGATGAAGAGAAAGTAGAGGAAAAAGAAGGAGAAGGGGAACAGAAGGAAGGCGAGCAGAAAGAAGTAGATAAGGAGGAGAAAGGGGAGAAAGCTGATGAGAAAGGTGCTGACAAAGAGGATATTAAGACTGAGACAGGAAAAAGTGAGGGAAAAGCTGACACAAGTGCTGAAAAGGACAAAAAGGACACTGAGACAGCTAAAGGCAAGGGAGATGAAGCAGAGAAAGACAAAAGTGAGCCAAAGACTGAAAAAGCCAAAGATGAGGTAAAACCCGAACCGGCCAAAGAGAAAGCAGAGGAAAAAACTAAAGCGGTGCCTGAACCAGAGTCAGTCAAAGATAAAGTCAAAGAGGAGGCAGAGAAACCCAAACCAAAGGATAAGGTTGAGCCAGAAAAAGCCAAGGGCAAAGATGAAGGCAAGAAGGCCAAGAGTGAGAAAAAGGAAAGTGTAAAGCAGGAGAAGGGAAAAGAGGAAACTGAGAAACCTAAAGGAAAGAAATAATGTATTAAACCTACTGTATAACAGCACAAATACCAGTAGCCTGACCTGCTTCTCTAGTCTTACCTGAGTCTGTAACTTATCAATGCTTTGATAAATGGTGCTCAGTGCAAATAGCAATACAATATTTGAAATGTATcagctttaaaatgaaataatgtttGTTTCATGTTTCTGAGATGCTTTACACGTCTGAATGAATGCTTGTGAAGTCGGTCTATTTTTGAATGAAGCAACTTTCTTGTGATATATTTCCAAACATGAAATCATGCTTCCAGtgcaataaaaacaaatgtCTTGATGATCAAAGCactttgttttttttcagtGGCACTATGCTTGTTAGTGTAATAGTTAGTTATCTAATGTCTACTGATATTTACATTATGCTTTAGACATACAAATCAAATCAGTCATGGATAAACAGTAAATCTGATAATCTAACATCTAATGTCaagaatttgtattttaaaattaGCATTTTAACTTTAATGAAGAAGAAATGTTCCTGTAGAACTGTAGCTGATAAACCTCTATAGACTAAGTTAGTCATCTATTTTTGACTGATCATACCTGTTTAACCCTTCAGACCCTTCGTACACTGGAATGGACATCACATGTTCTGTGgtttaaaccaataaaaatgctgatcaacTAATCAAATAAGGCACACTGATTAAACACCTGAAAAATAAGGTCTGAAGGTTCTTAAAGTATGTTACATAAAAAGGAAAAATGGtgtaatttaaatccaaatttTGAGACTGATGTGCtctaactaattgctagttagtcagaCTCGTTTCTAAGACACAGTCTTAACTTCACGGCTAAATTTATGCAACTGGCCTCTGATGTTTAAACTGGtaattttttgataaatgaatgGATTAGATTCTTAGAGAACGTGCAAAGTTGTCAAATGTAAATGATGTGACTGATACAGATTGAATCCAATATTAGGCCACTTATTGTAACATGAAagtgacatgaaaaactatttattttgtgtgcttTGAGTTTAAAGTGCTTGTTTGTTTGAAATGTATTTGTGttggtaaaaatatatttaaagaagtgGTGGCAGGGTTGGGGGCGCTGAAGTGCGCTATTGCATcgcagtgagtagtgaacatacacacgtacaccCAGAGCAGTAGGCCTAGACAGCTGTTAGTATCTCTCCAGCACCCGTTTAAGAATTAGGGATAAAGGAGCCAGGCTCAAGGGCACCTTAATCTCTACCTGTCGGCCGTGGGATCTTCGGGACACAAGATCTATAATAACAATTATTATACGATCGCCCTAAAAAGTTtgttccctgaccgggaatcgaacccgggccgcggcggtgagagcgccgaatcctaaccactagaccaccagggagcTGTCATgagcttaaaaaataaaaatagaaatagCTAAAGAAACGCATTATTTTTCTGCTTAACAGTTTTGGGTTAAATCTATTTTATAAGTTTACTAACGTTATACAGACTGTATTTACACCAGAGCACTTCTGTGAacttttatcttttaaaaatgtaagtgtttGGGTGGTAACcaacacatttcaaaaaaaaaaaacacaggtcccgttcttcctgtgtttttgaaactTTGATTGTGTTTGCAGTACGCAATATAAcgtaaaaaacattattttcacacattttacTCATTTCTATGGAGGGTATGCACATGACGTCACCGTCGGCGAGAGGGACtgcggttacgcccactgagtggTAAAAGACAGAGCGTCAGCATTTGAGTACAGCATGACATCGGCGAAAACACGGTGAAAACGCGTCGAAATGGGAAAATCTGTTGTGCGATAGACTGTACTAACAGATTAACAAGAATTTGGAGCTATTTTTTTACAGACTGCCAAAAAACACCGAAAGGAGAACTAAATTGATAATTAATTCCAACGTCCACAGACCACAGGTGGCTTGACAAGTTGCTAGGGTCAATATCAAGCAGATGTTTTACTTTCTACTTAAACGTattttttcaagtattt is a window encoding:
- the pgam2 gene encoding phosphoglycerate mutase 2; translation: MTAVHRLVIVRHGESSWNQENRFCGWFDADLSEKGLEEAKRGAQAIKDAGMKFDVCYTSVLKRAIKTLWLIMEGTDQMWLPVVRSWRLNERHYGGLTGLNKAETAAKHGEEQVKIWRRSFDIPPPPMDKDHAYHKIISESRRYRGLKEGELPTCESLKDTIARALPFWNDVIAPEIKAGKNVIIAAHGNSLRGIVKHLEGLTDAAIMELNLPTGIPIVYELDKDLKPTKPMQFLGDEETVRKAMEAVAAQGKVKK
- the nefla gene encoding neurofilament light polypeptide isoform X2, with protein sequence MSAVGFDPYFSSSYKRWYVESSPRVPQRGRSRTTFSAHTPSLSSTRLHYASPGRTSYLLSSPGRSTDLDLGHAVQVSAEFRAVRTQEKAQLQDLNDRFAGYIERVHELEQQNRALEAELLMLRQRQPSRSRALYDQEVRNLRAAVEDARMETQAALSQRERMEDALRSLQAAYEEEVEAREDTENKLMEARKEADDSALAQVELEKKVDLLLSELTFIKKVHEGEISELQAQIQYGAQIAVEAETIKPDLSSALRDIRAQYEKLAAKNIQSAEEWFRGKMGHLTETVAHRTDAMRNSKDEAGEYRRQLQACVLEIDACKGLNESLEKQLRDVEDKQSTEIAAMQNTIGDLEDELRATKGEMARYLKEYQDLLNVKMALDIEIAAYRKLLEGEESRFNVGMGGLVGSYASGPVYSRPMLSLSSMSSGAPYLLGSRLVSMSFSADEAITSSQAKQDEATPTQEEEEEKEEEEKEEEEVKEEEEEEKEEEEKEEKEEEEATKEEEEGGEQEEETEDGAEQEVKGEEEVEEKEEVKGEDEVEEVKGEDVVEEKEEVKGEDEEKAEDKKGEGKDEEKVEEKEGEGEQKEGEQKEVDKEEKGEKADEKGADKEDIKTETGKSEGKADTSAEKDKKDTETAKGKGDEAEKDKSEPKTEKAKDEVKPEPAKEKAEEKTKAVPEPESVKDKVKEEAEKPKPKDKVEPEKAKGKDEGKKAKSEKKESVKQEKGKEETEKPKGKK
- the nefla gene encoding neurofilament light polypeptide isoform X1, which encodes MSAVGFDPYFSSSYKRWYVESSPRVPQRGRSRTTFSAHTPSLSSTRLHYASPGRTSYLLSSPGRSTDLDLGHAVQVSAEFRAVRTQEKAQLQDLNDRFAGYIERVHELEQQNRALEAELLMLRQRQPSRSRALYDQEVRNLRAAVEDARMETQAALSQRERMEDALRSLQAAYEEEVEAREDTENKLMEARKEADDSALAQVELEKKVDLLLSELTFIKKVHEGEISELQAQIQYGAQIAVEAETIKPDLSSALRDIRAQYEKLAAKNIQSAEEWFRGKMGHLTETVAHRTDAMRNSKDEAGEYRRQLQACVLEIDACKGLNESLEKQLRDVEDKQSTEIAAMQNTIGDLEDELRATKGEMARYLKEYQDLLNVKMALDIEIAAYRKLLEGEESRFNVGMGGLVGSYASGPVYSRPMLSLSSMSSGAPYLLGSRLVSMSFSADEAITSSQAKQDEATPTQEEEEEKEEEEKEEEEVKEEEEEEKEEEEKEEKEEEEATKEEEEGGEQEEETEDGAEQEVKGEEEVEEKEEVKGEDEVEEVKGEDVVEEKDESKVEDEVEEKEEVKGEDEEKAEDKKGEGKDEEKVEEKEGEGEQKEGEQKEVDKEEKGEKADEKGADKEDIKTETGKSEGKADTSAEKDKKDTETAKGKGDEAEKDKSEPKTEKAKDEVKPEPAKEKAEEKTKAVPEPESVKDKVKEEAEKPKPKDKVEPEKAKGKDEGKKAKSEKKESVKQEKGKEETEKPKGKK